In Phoenix dactylifera cultivar Barhee BC4 chromosome 11, palm_55x_up_171113_PBpolish2nd_filt_p, whole genome shotgun sequence, the following are encoded in one genomic region:
- the LOC120112518 gene encoding uncharacterized protein LOC120112518: protein MSMIHGNWADSFERMEDFKEELLRRNLGSVVKLKLDVVDDKHYFHRFFICLQACSTGFLAGCRPFIGLDGCHLKGKFRGVMMAATSLDGNNGLFPVAFGIAESENSDSWTWFLEALKESIQTPKGLVLVSDRQKGLEEAVQHIYPQAEHRKCMRHLYKNFQTNFPGDWLKIKVWGAARAYTKVQHDDIINQIKEASLEAFKYLNAENIGLWSRSQFGITAKCSYITNNLSESFNTWISEARHRPVLDLLDVVRQKIMVKMEARRRMAARWKGNLVPVVMKYVRDISLKLGDYNVYRTSDYRAEVIETNGRHEVILNEQRCSCRLWEVSGIPCVHAAAFICSMRGANLENYVSEYFTVAKYKTAYALEIGPLPDKVQWIKVDIGYKVLPPKLSLRPPGRPKKKRIRGTDENTSKKMHKCKRCGDLGHHAKTCKNSVVEESQASMSSSSAPKKLGR from the coding sequence ATGTCTATGATTCATGGTAATTGGGCAGATTCTTTTGAGAGAATGGAGGATTTCAAGGAGGAGCTTTTGAGAAGAAACCTAGGTAGTGTAGTAAAGCTAAAGTTAGATGTGGTTGATGACAAGCATTACTTCCACCGCTTCTTTATTTGTCTGCAAGCTTGCAGTACGGGCTTTTTAGCTGGTTGTAGGCCTTTCATAGGCCTAGATGGTTGCCACTTAAAGGGAAAGTTCAGGGGTGTGATGATGGCTGCTACATCACTTGATGGAAATAATGGTTTGTTTCCAGTTGCTTTTGGTATTGCAGAATCTGAAAATAGTGATAGCTggacttggtttttggaggcacttaaagaatcaattcaaactCCAAAAGGTCTAGTACTTGTATCAGATCGACAAAAGGGACTCGAAGAAGCAGTGCAACATATATACCCTCAAGCAGAGCATAGAAAATGCATGAGACACTTGTATAAAAACTTTCAAACAAATTTTCCAGGAGACTGGCTTAAAATTAAGGTATGGGGAGCTGCAAGGGCATATACAAAAGTCCAACATGACGATatcatcaatcaaattaagGAGGCTAGCTTGGAGGCATTCAAGTATCTTAATGCTGAAAATATTGGCTTATGGAGTAGATCTCAGTTTGGCATCACAGCTAAGTGCTCCTATATAACAAACAACCTTTCGGAGTCATTCAATACTTGGATTTCTGAGGCTAGACATAGGCCAGTTCTTGATTTATTAGATGTCGTAAGACAAAAAATTATGGTGAAAATGGAAGCAAGAAGGAGAATGGCTGCCCGTTGGAAAGGAAATTTAGTTCCTGTGGTAATGAAGTATGTAAGAGACATTAGCCTTAAGCTAGGTGATTATAATGTTTATAGAACCAGTGATTATAGAGCAGAAGTAATTGAGACTAATGGAAGACATGAAGTAATTCTAAATGAACAAAGGTGCTCTTGTCGTCTGTGGGAGGTGTCGGGCATTCCTTGTGTGCATGCTGCAGCTTTTATTTGTAGTATGAGAGGTGCAAATTTGGAAAATTATGTCTCGGAGTACTTCACTGTTGCCAAGTATAAGACTGCCTATGCATTAGAAATTGGACCATTACCTGACAAGGTCCAATGGATAAAAGTTGATATTGGATATAAGGTATTGCCTCCTAAGCTCAGTCTAAGACCTCCAGGaaggcctaaaaagaagagaattAGGGGTACAGATGAGAATACATCGAAGAAGATGCACAAATGTAAGCGTTGCGGTGATCTTGGGCATCATGCAAAAACTTGCAAAAATTCAGTAGTGGAGGAATCTCAAGCTTCAATGTCCTCTTCTTCTGCACCGAAGAAGCTTGGGAGGTAA